Proteins found in one Oryza glaberrima chromosome 4, OglaRS2, whole genome shotgun sequence genomic segment:
- the LOC127772226 gene encoding protein phosphatase 1 regulatory subunit INH3-like, with protein sequence MATRAPATGSATMTVDPTPSSSAPASSAPPAAAETVVLRLKRRAKKVTWKEGTVDNESLGRKSSKKCCIFHKEVPFDEDCSDDDPDVGGGRRSPPGDAAEGTSGGGCCSSSSDGHGH encoded by the coding sequence ATGGCAACGCGCGCGCCGGCGACCGGGTCCGCGACCATGACGGTGGACcccaccccgtcctcctccgcgccggcctcgtcggctccgccggcggcggcggagacggtggTGCTGCGCCTGAAGCGGCGGGCGAAGAAGGTGACGTGGAAGGAGGGGACGGTGGACAACGAGTCCCTCGGCCGCAAGAGCTCCAAGAAGTGCTGCATCTTCCACAAGGAGGTCCCCTTCGACGAGGATTGCAGCGACGACGACcccgacgtcggcggcggccgccggagccCGCCCGGGGACGCCGCCGAGGGGACAAGCGGAGGCGGATGCTGCTCCTCGTCCTCGGACGGCCATGGCCATTAA
- the LOC127772225 gene encoding probable ribonuclease P/MRP protein subunit POP5 — MVHFKNRYMVMEVFIDTPVNGQPDPLILTQLNITKAIRDSIQLNFGECGLAACLGSLQVKYVNPITKLCVIRVSREDHQRVWAAITMVRNIGKIPVSFNLRDMSGSIRACKKAALECEEAKFEYYKQAAGDRITPKFVETMESCFAKIKGLES; from the exons ATGGTTCATTTCAAGAACAGGTACATGGTGATGGAGGTGTTCATCGATACGCCAGTCAATGGCCAGCCCGACCCTCTCATTCTCACGCAGCTCAATATCACCAAAGCTATCAGAGACAGCATCCAGCTCAACTTTGGGGAGTGTGGCCTAGCAGCTTGTCTTGGGTCGTTGCAAG TGAAGTATGTAAATCCGATAACTAAGCTTTGCGTGATCCGAGTTTCCCGTGAAGATCACCAGAGAGTGTGGGCTGCTATCACCATGGTGAGGAACATTGGGAAAATCCCAGTTTCATTCAACCTGCGGGATATGAGTG GAAGTATCAGGGCCTGCAAGAAGGCTGCGTTGGAATGTGAAGAAGCTAAGTTCGAGTATTACAAACAGGCTGCTGGTGATCGTATCACACCCAAGTTTGTGGAGACCATGGAGAGCTGTTTTGCCAAGATTAAAGGATTGGAGAGCTAA